The following proteins are co-located in the Maridesulfovibrio sp. genome:
- the glyS gene encoding glycine--tRNA ligase subunit beta has translation MADFILEIGIEEMPARFVPRLGIDIKDIFSTLLEESMIDSASIETFATPRRLTIFVKDMAAMQRKVEEEVSGPPARIAYDADGNPTKALTGFVKSQGIALEDVYTLETDKGDYLAAKKTVGGGETISILPELCVTAIKKLSFPKKMKWGNLDFAFGRPLRWLLCMFGSDVVEFEMAGMPSGRQTYGHRVMGAGPWEVASADDYFDVIKDKSSVIISPEARGEHVRKEGDKLASELNGSVVWKDSLLEEVSNLVELPVPIIGNFDESFLELPKEVLLTSMESHQKCFGIQKEDGELLPHFLCTLNLIPTDVELVRKGWEKVLRARLEDGRFFWKNDLKTDFGTWLDKLDNVVFLGPLGSMGDKSRRMERLAALIAGKTDASLQTEMARAGRLAKADLVSEMVNEFDKLQGIMGGIYASKCGEDDAVCKALYEQYLPAGPESPVPSTLGGVIVSMSDKADTLVGCFGLNKIPTGANDTYALRRAALGIVRMIIEYDLRVDILNIMDMAYEGYSKDIKWKLEKSELLEKLAEFISNRLRAYFTGKGYETRVVDAALGAGYRDVTALKARVEALAEFAKTEGFEQAVLTFKRAANIIKKQGSEQGVSLTGGFEADKLEEAQEKELATKLDETAARFEELWENDEFSKLFAILGELRPYVDDFFDNVMVICEDKGLRMNRLNLLKALVNRLSRLADFGALQV, from the coding sequence ATGGCCGATTTTATACTCGAAATTGGAATTGAAGAGATGCCCGCCCGCTTTGTTCCCCGGCTGGGTATCGATATTAAAGATATTTTCAGCACTCTTCTTGAAGAGAGCATGATTGACAGCGCAAGCATTGAAACTTTTGCTACTCCGCGCCGCCTGACTATCTTTGTTAAAGATATGGCTGCAATGCAGAGAAAGGTTGAAGAAGAAGTTTCCGGACCTCCGGCCCGCATTGCTTATGATGCCGACGGTAACCCCACCAAAGCACTCACCGGTTTTGTAAAATCTCAGGGAATCGCCCTTGAAGATGTTTACACCCTTGAGACTGATAAAGGTGATTACCTCGCTGCCAAGAAGACCGTTGGCGGTGGTGAAACCATCTCCATCCTGCCCGAGCTTTGTGTTACTGCAATCAAAAAGCTTTCCTTCCCCAAGAAAATGAAATGGGGCAACCTTGATTTCGCTTTCGGACGTCCTCTGCGCTGGCTGCTCTGCATGTTCGGTTCTGACGTCGTTGAATTTGAGATGGCCGGTATGCCTTCCGGTCGCCAGACATACGGTCACCGCGTAATGGGTGCCGGACCTTGGGAAGTTGCCTCAGCAGATGATTACTTTGATGTGATCAAGGATAAGTCTTCTGTAATTATTTCCCCTGAAGCAAGGGGAGAGCACGTCCGTAAGGAAGGTGACAAACTTGCTTCCGAACTCAACGGTTCCGTTGTCTGGAAAGATTCTCTGTTGGAAGAAGTCAGCAACCTTGTTGAACTTCCTGTCCCCATCATCGGTAACTTTGATGAATCTTTCCTCGAACTTCCCAAAGAAGTTCTGCTGACCAGTATGGAAAGCCATCAGAAATGTTTCGGTATTCAGAAGGAAGATGGTGAACTTCTCCCGCACTTCCTGTGTACCCTGAACCTTATTCCCACCGATGTGGAGCTTGTCCGCAAGGGCTGGGAAAAGGTTCTTCGTGCAAGACTCGAAGACGGACGTTTCTTCTGGAAGAACGACCTTAAGACCGATTTCGGCACATGGCTTGATAAGCTGGACAATGTCGTATTTCTCGGTCCTTTGGGTTCCATGGGTGACAAGTCCCGCAGGATGGAACGCCTTGCTGCACTGATCGCCGGCAAAACCGATGCCTCCCTGCAGACCGAGATGGCTCGTGCCGGACGTCTTGCCAAGGCTGACCTCGTTTCCGAAATGGTTAACGAGTTTGATAAGCTTCAGGGTATAATGGGCGGCATCTACGCTTCCAAATGCGGCGAAGATGATGCTGTCTGCAAGGCCCTCTATGAGCAATACCTGCCTGCCGGTCCGGAAAGCCCAGTGCCTTCCACTCTTGGCGGTGTTATTGTTTCCATGTCCGATAAGGCCGATACTCTTGTCGGTTGTTTCGGTCTGAATAAGATCCCCACTGGCGCAAACGATACCTACGCGCTGCGGCGCGCCGCTCTGGGTATCGTGCGCATGATTATAGAATATGACTTGAGAGTAGATATCCTTAATATCATGGATATGGCCTACGAAGGTTATTCCAAAGATATCAAGTGGAAACTTGAAAAGTCTGAACTCCTCGAAAAGCTTGCAGAGTTCATTTCCAACAGACTCCGTGCCTACTTCACAGGTAAAGGCTATGAAACAAGAGTTGTTGATGCAGCTCTTGGTGCCGGCTACCGTGATGTTACTGCTCTTAAGGCCAGAGTCGAAGCGTTGGCTGAATTCGCCAAGACTGAAGGTTTCGAACAGGCCGTGCTTACTTTCAAACGCGCAGCCAACATCATCAAGAAGCAGGGCAGTGAGCAAGGTGTGTCGCTCACCGGTGGCTTTGAAGCTGATAAGTTGGAAGAAGCGCAGGAGAAAGAACTTGCTACCAAGCTTGATGAAACCGCAGCACGTTTTGAGGAACTTTGGGAAAATGATGAGTTCTCCAAGCTGTTCGCAATCCTCGGCGAACTGCGTCCCTATGTTGACGATTTCTTTGATAACGTTATGGTTATCTGCGAAGACAAGGGCCTTAGGATGAACCGTCTCAACCTGCTTAAAGCTCTGGTAAACAGGCTTAGCAGGCTGGCTGATTTCGGAGCATTGCAGGTTTAA
- the recO gene encoding DNA repair protein RecO has protein sequence MELTEKVVILKTGKFKENDLWVRFLSATRGVQNAFAFGGSRSRRRFGGCLEPFSQVLFKTGTNKTGTYQVLQEGSLVKGYPGIRSDFRKMGLAANCFKFIESAVLERDGNRAVFDLLTETLDVIEEAEPDDFFPLFFRAKVAFEQGYNPDFTICAQCGKPLFSSRPVVFNIEKGQLNCLDCNDGRQGETISAGTARTLAWIQDTGPASWINLQLPADIRQECFSVMDRFMAYHMGVVWEGNGYRKI, from the coding sequence ATGGAACTTACTGAAAAAGTAGTAATACTTAAAACAGGTAAATTTAAGGAAAACGATCTTTGGGTTCGTTTTTTGTCTGCTACAAGGGGAGTGCAGAACGCATTTGCCTTCGGGGGAAGCAGGAGTCGCAGACGGTTCGGTGGATGTCTTGAGCCTTTTTCGCAGGTACTTTTTAAAACCGGTACGAATAAAACCGGGACTTATCAGGTCCTGCAGGAGGGGAGTCTTGTAAAAGGATATCCCGGAATTCGTTCGGATTTCCGCAAGATGGGACTGGCTGCCAATTGTTTCAAATTTATTGAATCAGCAGTATTGGAGCGTGATGGCAACCGGGCTGTCTTTGATTTGCTGACCGAAACATTGGATGTAATTGAAGAGGCGGAGCCGGATGACTTCTTTCCGCTTTTCTTTAGGGCCAAGGTCGCATTTGAACAAGGGTACAATCCTGACTTTACAATTTGCGCGCAATGCGGCAAACCTTTGTTTAGTTCCCGTCCTGTGGTCTTCAATATAGAAAAGGGCCAGCTTAACTGCTTGGATTGTAATGATGGCAGGCAGGGCGAGACAATCAGTGCCGGGACAGCGAGAACTCTCGCATGGATTCAGGATACAGGACCGGCCAGTTGGATAAACCTGCAGCTTCCTGCAGATATCCGTCAGGAATGCTTTTCGGTGATGGACCGCTTCATGGCCTACCATATGGGCGTGGTCTGGGAAGGCAACGGTTACCGGAAGATATAA
- a CDS encoding FkbM family methyltransferase → MSEAHIRYIDHTAIPDNSRVCLYGIGRGGAESLKLLRQVRHDVKVVCFADTFQSGSFEGYKVLNPQGLIERKNEYDLILVCSCYYPEIVANLNSLGITDAVGFSWPKFYGYQFLPDDIALLETDIHFVLDNLHSDFDRSLFKLLFEARIAGSSKVELRQVDGVWNYFLKDYDLLVHKFSSHIASSYFDFVNLSAVEYAVQAGVYDGSEALFLTEQAQLKMLYGFDPQGSAAFSDETLRTLDESGKFHLIEKGLWNSEAKAYFALDGSASCVRNISTGADENTVLLSALDNEAERLAMPRLDLLIADIENSELPMLEGALRLIELDRPQLAICFYHSKEQFLGVPLMLMKKLKDYVFKIGHYSEGLDETVFYAIPKEKFDG, encoded by the coding sequence ATGAGCGAAGCACACATCAGATATATTGACCATACAGCCATACCGGATAATAGCAGAGTCTGTTTATACGGTATAGGTAGAGGCGGCGCAGAGTCGCTTAAGCTGCTGCGTCAGGTGCGTCATGATGTGAAAGTTGTGTGTTTTGCTGATACTTTTCAATCCGGGAGCTTTGAAGGATACAAAGTTTTAAATCCGCAAGGCCTTATTGAACGCAAAAATGAATACGACCTGATTCTAGTTTGTTCCTGCTATTATCCTGAAATAGTCGCAAATCTTAATTCTCTGGGAATCACGGATGCAGTAGGATTTTCATGGCCTAAATTCTACGGTTATCAATTCCTTCCCGATGATATTGCCCTGTTGGAGACGGACATACATTTTGTTCTTGATAATCTGCATTCAGACTTTGATCGGTCTTTGTTTAAGCTTCTGTTTGAAGCAAGGATTGCAGGTTCAAGCAAAGTCGAATTGCGTCAGGTAGATGGTGTTTGGAACTATTTTTTAAAAGACTATGATCTCTTAGTTCATAAATTTTCCAGTCATATCGCATCCAGTTATTTCGATTTTGTGAATCTTTCCGCTGTTGAATATGCTGTACAGGCCGGAGTCTATGACGGCAGCGAAGCCTTATTTCTAACTGAACAGGCACAACTGAAAATGCTTTACGGATTTGATCCTCAAGGTAGCGCAGCTTTTAGCGATGAGACTCTGCGGACTCTGGATGAATCAGGCAAATTCCATTTGATTGAAAAAGGGCTTTGGAACTCTGAAGCGAAAGCTTATTTTGCTTTGGACGGCAGTGCCAGCTGTGTGCGGAATATTTCGACTGGCGCGGATGAAAACACAGTTCTGCTCAGTGCATTGGATAACGAAGCTGAAAGATTAGCCATGCCACGATTGGACCTGCTAATTGCCGATATTGAAAATTCGGAACTCCCTATGTTGGAAGGGGCTCTGAGACTTATTGAGCTAGATCGTCCGCAGTTGGCAATTTGTTTTTATCATTCAAAAGAACAGTTTCTCGGAGTTCCGCTAATGCTGATGAAGAAACTGAAAGATTATGTGTTCAAGATAGGACACTATTCTGAAGGGCTGGACGAAACAGTTTTTTACGCCATACCGAAAGAAAAATTTGATGGATAA
- the glyQ gene encoding glycine--tRNA ligase subunit alpha, with protein sequence MNFQDVILKLQDFWSDYGCCIVQPLDIEVGAGTFNPSTFFRVIGPEPWKTAYVEPSRRPTDGRYGENPNRLQHYFQFQVILKPSPDNVQDLYLKSLEVLGIDAKEHDIRFVEDDWESPTLGAWGLGWEVWLNGMEVTQFTYFQQVGGIDLKPVSVELTYGLERICMYLQGVESVYDLKWNDKVTYGQIFHQNEVEQSKYNFELSDANMLLDLFDKFEAESKKLCEEGLPRPAYEYCLKCSHTFNMLDARGAISITERATYIGRVRNLASAAAKLYAEERENLNYPMLEND encoded by the coding sequence ATGAATTTTCAAGATGTTATACTCAAACTTCAGGACTTTTGGTCTGATTACGGATGTTGCATTGTCCAGCCTCTTGATATTGAGGTCGGTGCGGGCACATTCAACCCTTCAACTTTTTTCCGCGTAATCGGACCTGAGCCGTGGAAGACCGCATATGTTGAGCCTTCCCGCCGTCCTACTGACGGTCGCTATGGTGAAAACCCCAACAGGCTGCAGCATTACTTCCAGTTTCAGGTAATCCTGAAACCTTCTCCTGATAATGTTCAGGATCTTTATCTTAAGAGTCTTGAAGTTCTCGGCATTGACGCTAAAGAGCATGACATCCGTTTTGTCGAGGATGACTGGGAATCTCCCACACTCGGCGCATGGGGCCTTGGCTGGGAAGTCTGGCTTAATGGTATGGAAGTTACCCAGTTCACTTACTTCCAGCAGGTTGGCGGTATTGATCTCAAACCTGTATCCGTAGAGCTCACATACGGACTTGAGCGTATCTGCATGTACCTGCAGGGCGTTGAGTCTGTTTACGATCTCAAATGGAATGACAAGGTTACTTACGGTCAGATTTTTCACCAGAACGAAGTGGAGCAGTCAAAGTACAACTTTGAACTCAGCGATGCCAATATGCTGCTGGATCTCTTCGATAAATTTGAAGCTGAAAGTAAGAAGCTCTGCGAAGAAGGATTGCCCCGTCCGGCATACGAATATTGCCTGAAGTGTTCTCACACTTTCAACATGCTTGATGCCCGTGGAGCAATCTCCATTACTGAAAGGGCAACTTACATCGGCAGAGTTCGTAATCTCGCTTCAGCAGCTGCAAAACTGTATGCAGAAGAGCGCGAGAACCTGAATTACCCCATGCTTGAAAACGATTAA
- the trkA gene encoding Trk system potassium transporter TrkA: MRVIIVGAGEVGFNVARRLSGENKDVVVIDMNPKALSKVSDSLDVQTIQGSGSSPEILEQAGVREADIFLAVTDKDEINLIATFLANKLKPGIIKLARIRNEDYTKYSDMFSEGDLRIDTIINPDEEVVESILRIMSVPGSVEINDFVGGKVRLIGVKLPDDSPLEGVQLMKVREQLGEDIDVVIAALVRDDELIIPGGLDTIEKGDIVYFTCMRDQQDELLQRAGILSDPIKKVLIVGGGNVGSLLASALDNKNYHTRLIDNDADRCADLSETLDRVIVLNGDGTDQDLLNEENVGELDMVISVTGDEEMNILSCLLAKNLGARKTITRINKFAYIPLIQPIGIDHLVCPRLSAINSILHFVRQGKVISAVSIKGEEAEALEAIAQEQSDIVGKPIMELNLPKGTLILCFQRGDDVIIPTGLTVIEPNDRLLIISTHKNIPKIEKALTTKLELY, encoded by the coding sequence TTGAGAGTTATTATAGTAGGCGCCGGAGAAGTTGGCTTTAATGTTGCCAGGCGTCTTTCCGGCGAGAACAAGGATGTTGTCGTAATTGACATGAATCCGAAAGCTCTTAGCAAGGTATCCGATTCTCTGGATGTCCAGACGATTCAAGGTTCCGGTTCCAGTCCTGAAATTCTGGAACAAGCCGGGGTGCGTGAAGCAGATATTTTTCTGGCTGTGACAGACAAGGATGAAATCAATCTCATCGCAACTTTTCTCGCCAACAAGCTCAAGCCCGGTATCATCAAGCTGGCCCGTATCAGGAACGAGGACTACACCAAATATTCCGACATGTTTTCTGAAGGAGATTTGCGCATTGATACCATCATTAATCCGGATGAAGAGGTTGTTGAATCCATCCTGAGGATTATGAGTGTTCCCGGTTCGGTGGAAATCAATGACTTTGTCGGCGGAAAGGTGCGTCTGATCGGGGTCAAGCTTCCTGACGACAGTCCCCTTGAAGGCGTCCAGCTTATGAAGGTTCGTGAACAGCTGGGTGAAGATATTGATGTCGTTATTGCCGCTCTTGTCAGGGATGATGAACTGATCATTCCCGGTGGTCTGGATACCATCGAGAAGGGCGATATCGTTTATTTTACCTGTATGCGTGACCAGCAGGATGAATTACTCCAACGTGCTGGAATCCTTTCCGATCCTATCAAGAAAGTACTCATTGTCGGTGGTGGAAATGTCGGTTCCTTGCTGGCGAGTGCTCTGGATAACAAAAACTATCACACCCGCCTCATTGATAATGATGCCGATCGTTGTGCGGATTTATCCGAGACACTTGACCGGGTAATTGTTCTCAACGGCGACGGGACAGATCAGGATCTGCTTAACGAGGAAAATGTCGGCGAACTGGATATGGTGATTTCCGTAACCGGTGATGAAGAAATGAATATTCTTTCCTGCTTGCTGGCCAAAAACCTCGGTGCTCGTAAGACCATCACCCGCATCAATAAATTTGCATACATTCCTCTGATTCAACCAATCGGTATCGACCATCTGGTTTGCCCGCGCCTTTCTGCAATTAACTCAATTCTGCATTTTGTCCGTCAGGGAAAAGTTATTTCCGCAGTCTCCATCAAGGGAGAGGAAGCAGAAGCTCTTGAAGCCATTGCGCAGGAGCAGTCTGATATCGTGGGTAAGCCGATTATGGAACTTAATCTTCCTAAAGGGACTCTGATTCTTTGTTTTCAACGCGGTGATGATGTTATCATTCCTACGGGTTTGACCGTGATTGAGCCGAATGACCGTCTGCTGATTATTTCCACCCATAAAAATATTCCCAAAATTGAGAAGGCTCTCACCACAAAGCTGGAGCTTTATTAA
- a CDS encoding RodZ domain-containing protein yields the protein MDLKELGSRLKDERKRQGLTMEQIMEITKVSRVNINAIESGDRKEFPHEVYAKGFIKTYAKALGLDADEIGDEFSRIMGSGTTGAVDEVVEPVQSDYSTNTKKSPVGTIFLVLILAGIVGGLVYYLHDNSFFSAQKEAQIEMVAEEAVQEKPAATTSQAEAPAIEDKKADVAESVPTEVEQSGATEAPVETKVEEVAKPVEQPVAEKKVVAEPVVNTVAITAKPGEACWLEAVVDGNVKEYVLQEGETLSLPYEDNLKLKLGNGGGVDIVSNGKPYSFDAPKGQVKKLEFSAAQ from the coding sequence ATGGATTTGAAAGAGCTTGGTTCCCGGTTAAAAGACGAAAGAAAACGCCAAGGGCTGACTATGGAACAGATTATGGAGATTACCAAAGTCAGCCGTGTGAATATTAATGCTATTGAGAGCGGGGATCGAAAAGAATTTCCCCATGAAGTCTATGCCAAGGGGTTTATTAAAACTTATGCTAAGGCGCTTGGACTTGACGCAGATGAAATCGGTGATGAATTTTCACGAATCATGGGGTCCGGCACTACTGGGGCAGTAGATGAAGTTGTAGAACCTGTTCAGTCTGACTATTCTACAAATACAAAAAAGAGCCCTGTTGGAACCATTTTTCTGGTTTTGATTCTGGCTGGGATTGTCGGTGGCTTGGTTTATTACCTGCATGACAATTCTTTTTTCAGTGCCCAGAAAGAAGCGCAGATAGAAATGGTTGCGGAAGAGGCTGTTCAGGAAAAGCCTGCTGCAACTACGTCACAAGCGGAAGCTCCTGCTATTGAAGATAAAAAAGCTGACGTTGCTGAATCTGTTCCCACAGAAGTTGAGCAATCTGGTGCAACTGAAGCTCCGGTTGAAACTAAAGTAGAAGAAGTTGCAAAACCCGTTGAGCAGCCTGTGGCAGAGAAAAAAGTTGTTGCAGAACCTGTAGTCAACACTGTGGCAATTACAGCAAAACCCGGTGAAGCCTGCTGGCTTGAAGCTGTGGTTGACGGTAACGTTAAAGAATATGTACTTCAGGAAGGTGAAACACTCTCCCTTCCTTATGAGGACAATCTTAAGCTCAAGCTCGGCAATGGTGGCGGGGTTGATATTGTTTCCAACGGTAAGCCTTATTCATTTGATGCACCGAAGGGTCAGGTCAAAAAACTTGAATTTTCTGCTGCTCAGTAG
- the nadB gene encoding L-aspartate oxidase: MQENRMKTEVLIIGSGIAGCISALTIAEKGIEVTLLTPGEDLFTGNTRLAQGGIVYTGPDDSSKKLEKDINTAGWNYNNKKAVRAIAKQGPEALKKLLLEKYPVPFHKDENGEFSLTREGGHCVNRILYCADHTGQSIMDVLIKHVADHPYIRVCTNRTAIDLLTNHHHARQNEFKYSLSNKCLGAYVYNESRNMVETFLADFTVLATGGLGQIYLHTTNTPGSFGSGIAMANRAKARVINAEMVQFHPTSFFQQVRTRASRRFLISEAVRGEGAKLINCYGEPFMHRYDPRGDLAPRDIVTRSILEEMLRTKEECVYLDAANHVKQDLPTRFPTIYGKCLDNGININNQPIPVVPAAHYFCGGVLVDEKGKSTLDRLYAIGECSCTGVHGGNRLASTSLLEGMLWGYTSGEDIASRLERKSRIPRKLLNAVPDWESPGSNENEDPALIAQDWAFIRNVMWNYVGITRSTARLNRAIDDLQNLNRNLRSFYKRTPISRPIIDLFHGCQSALTVTVSALRNKQSVGCHYRID; this comes from the coding sequence ATGCAGGAAAACCGAATGAAAACCGAGGTTTTGATTATCGGATCAGGTATCGCCGGATGTATATCAGCTCTGACGATAGCAGAAAAAGGTATTGAAGTTACTTTACTAACCCCGGGAGAGGATCTCTTTACCGGTAATACAAGACTGGCCCAAGGCGGTATCGTATACACTGGTCCGGATGATTCTTCCAAAAAACTGGAAAAGGATATAAATACAGCAGGTTGGAATTACAACAATAAAAAAGCAGTACGGGCTATTGCCAAGCAGGGTCCTGAAGCTTTGAAAAAACTTCTGCTGGAAAAATATCCGGTTCCTTTCCATAAAGATGAGAATGGCGAGTTCAGCCTGACCCGCGAAGGCGGACACTGCGTAAACCGCATCCTCTATTGTGCCGACCATACCGGACAGTCGATTATGGATGTGCTTATTAAGCATGTGGCTGACCATCCTTACATCAGGGTTTGCACCAACAGAACCGCCATAGACCTTTTGACCAACCATCACCATGCCCGACAGAATGAGTTCAAGTACTCCTTGAGTAATAAATGTCTCGGCGCGTACGTGTATAATGAGTCACGGAACATGGTGGAAACCTTTTTAGCGGATTTCACAGTTCTTGCCACAGGTGGATTGGGGCAGATTTATCTGCACACCACCAATACTCCCGGTTCCTTCGGGTCCGGCATAGCCATGGCAAACCGTGCCAAAGCAAGGGTTATCAATGCTGAAATGGTTCAGTTCCACCCCACTTCTTTCTTTCAACAGGTGCGCACAAGAGCCAGCCGCCGTTTTCTGATTTCAGAAGCTGTGCGCGGCGAAGGGGCAAAGTTGATCAACTGCTACGGTGAACCGTTCATGCACCGCTATGATCCCCGTGGCGATCTTGCTCCACGTGATATTGTCACCCGTTCCATCCTTGAAGAAATGCTCAGGACCAAGGAAGAGTGCGTTTATCTTGATGCGGCAAACCATGTTAAGCAGGATCTGCCCACAAGATTCCCGACCATTTACGGCAAATGCCTTGATAACGGTATCAATATCAACAACCAACCAATTCCGGTCGTACCTGCCGCACACTATTTCTGCGGTGGTGTGCTGGTGGATGAAAAAGGTAAATCCACTTTGGACCGCCTTTACGCTATCGGCGAATGTTCCTGCACCGGAGTACACGGCGGTAACCGACTCGCCAGCACCTCCCTGCTGGAAGGAATGCTTTGGGGTTACACTTCAGGTGAGGATATAGCTTCACGTCTGGAACGAAAATCCAGAATTCCCAGAAAGCTGCTCAATGCTGTACCGGATTGGGAATCTCCGGGTTCCAACGAAAACGAAGATCCGGCACTCATTGCTCAGGACTGGGCCTTTATCCGTAACGTCATGTGGAATTACGTGGGTATTACCCGCTCCACAGCCCGTTTGAACCGGGCTATCGACGATTTACAAAATTTGAATCGCAACCTGCGTTCATTTTACAAGCGTACGCCAATCAGCAGGCCGATCATCGACCTGTTCCACGGCTGTCAATCTGCTTTGACCGTCACGGTTTCGGCACTGCGCAATAAACAAAGCGTAGGCTGTCATTATCGCATAGATTAA
- a CDS encoding TrkH family potassium uptake protein has protein sequence MRWKIVLHIIGALTLCVGLTMLFPLGFSLYYQDAGILPLLKSFGLTCISGLALFLIFWDREGAKGLSHREGMAIVALGWVFAGFFGSLPFYFGEVFTCFVDCFFESLSGFTTTGASVMMDIEKNAKGILFWRSLTHWLGGMGIIVLSLAILPFLGVGGMQLYKAEVPGPVPDKLKPRIKDTALVLWKVYVLFSAIEAVLLMFGGMDLFDSLCHTFGTLATGGFSTKNSSVAYFQSAYIDYVITFFMLVAAVNFSLHYQMIKGRPLLLWKDPEFRFFGVVTLIIMAIITISVYSATNYDSIADSFRYTSFQVASIISTTGYATADYEIWPAVAQGLLLFCMFLGGCAGSTSGGMKHLRIMLLLKQAYQEVFRIIHPRSVNRVKLGKTVVKPETMNDILGFFVLWLLLFVICGLIVAATGVDVVSSFAASLACIGNIGPGIGSVGPTENYAHIPEMGKWALIFCMLLGRLEIYTVIVLCVPEFWRK, from the coding sequence ATGCGTTGGAAAATAGTTCTGCATATCATTGGTGCCTTGACACTTTGCGTAGGGCTGACCATGCTTTTCCCTTTGGGCTTTTCTCTTTACTATCAGGATGCAGGTATCCTGCCCCTTCTTAAGTCTTTCGGACTGACCTGTATCAGCGGATTGGCGTTATTTCTGATCTTTTGGGATAGAGAAGGAGCCAAGGGCCTCAGTCATCGCGAAGGTATGGCTATTGTTGCTCTGGGATGGGTGTTTGCGGGATTTTTCGGCAGTCTGCCTTTTTATTTCGGTGAGGTATTCACCTGTTTTGTTGATTGTTTTTTTGAATCCCTATCCGGTTTCACCACCACCGGTGCTTCGGTAATGATGGATATTGAGAAGAATGCCAAAGGCATCCTTTTCTGGCGCAGCCTGACTCACTGGCTGGGCGGTATGGGAATTATCGTGCTTTCGCTGGCGATCCTGCCTTTCCTTGGAGTAGGGGGGATGCAGCTTTACAAGGCGGAAGTTCCCGGACCGGTACCGGATAAGCTCAAGCCGCGCATCAAAGATACAGCGCTGGTTCTCTGGAAGGTTTACGTTCTTTTTTCTGCCATTGAAGCGGTTTTGCTTATGTTCGGTGGCATGGATTTGTTTGATTCCCTTTGCCATACTTTCGGAACCCTTGCTACCGGCGGATTTTCCACTAAAAACTCATCTGTGGCTTATTTCCAGAGTGCTTACATTGATTATGTAATTACGTTTTTTATGCTTGTTGCGGCTGTAAACTTCAGCCTTCATTACCAGATGATCAAGGGGCGGCCGCTGCTGCTTTGGAAGGATCCTGAATTTAGATTTTTTGGAGTCGTCACCCTTATCATTATGGCGATCATAACAATCTCCGTTTATTCCGCCACTAATTATGATTCCATAGCAGATTCTTTTCGCTATACATCCTTTCAGGTTGCATCCATCATCAGTACCACCGGATATGCAACTGCTGACTATGAAATATGGCCTGCAGTTGCACAGGGCTTACTGCTTTTCTGCATGTTCCTTGGCGGTTGTGCAGGGTCAACCAGTGGTGGAATGAAACATCTGCGTATCATGCTGCTTTTGAAACAGGCATATCAGGAAGTTTTTCGCATCATCCATCCGCGCTCTGTAAACCGGGTCAAGCTTGGCAAGACTGTAGTTAAGCCTGAAACAATGAACGATATCCTCGGATTCTTCGTGCTTTGGTTGCTGCTTTTCGTGATCTGCGGTTTGATTGTTGCTGCCACCGGTGTGGATGTCGTTTCTTCTTTTGCTGCGTCTCTGGCCTGTATCGGCAACATCGGTCCCGGTATCGGAAGTGTTGGTCCTACAGAGAACTACGCACATATCCCGGAAATGGGTAAATGGGCACTCATTTTCTGCATGCTGCTGGGCCGTCTCGAAATTTATACCGTGATCGTACTTTGTGTTCCTGAGTTCTGGAGAAAGTAA
- the rpsT gene encoding 30S ribosomal protein S20 codes for MANHKSALKRHRQSVKRNLRNNMVRTRIKNVVKEVRAAVEANDTELAATALRKATSVLDKAATKKVIHSRAAARRISRLSAAVNKMA; via the coding sequence TTGGCGAACCATAAATCCGCACTCAAAAGACACCGTCAGAGCGTTAAACGCAACCTGCGTAACAACATGGTACGTACCCGTATCAAAAACGTTGTAAAAGAAGTTCGTGCAGCTGTTGAAGCTAACGATACCGAACTCGCAGCAACTGCACTGCGCAAGGCAACTTCTGTCCTTGATAAGGCAGCTACCAAAAAGGTTATCCACTCCCGTGCAGCAGCACGCCGGATTTCCCGCCTCAGCGCAGCCGTTAACAAAATGGCTTAG